A region of Fibrobacter succinogenes subsp. succinogenes S85 DNA encodes the following proteins:
- the pdxS gene encoding pyridoxal 5'-phosphate synthase lyase subunit PdxS: MPTENRYELNKNLAQMLKGGVIMDVTTPEQAKIAEAAGAAAVMALERIPADIRAAGGVSRMSDPKMIKGIQDAVSIPVMAKCRIGHFVEAQLLEAIEIDYIDESEVLSPADDVFHINKHEFKVPFVCGARDLGEALRRIEEGASMIRTKGEPGTGDIVQAVRHIRLMNQEIARITSMREDELFNRAKELQVSYELVKFVHDHKRLPVVNFAAGGVATPADAALMMQLGAEGVFVGSGIFKSGNPAKRAAAIVQAVTNYKDAKLIAKLSEDLGEAMVGINENEIALLMAERGK; the protein is encoded by the coding sequence ATGCCTACAGAAAATCGCTACGAACTCAACAAGAATCTCGCCCAAATGCTTAAAGGCGGAGTCATTATGGATGTGACCACCCCGGAACAGGCAAAAATTGCAGAAGCCGCCGGTGCAGCCGCCGTCATGGCACTCGAGCGCATCCCTGCCGACATTCGCGCCGCAGGCGGAGTCTCTCGCATGAGCGACCCCAAGATGATTAAAGGCATCCAGGACGCCGTTTCCATCCCCGTGATGGCAAAATGCCGTATCGGGCACTTCGTCGAAGCACAACTTTTGGAAGCCATCGAAATTGACTACATCGACGAAAGCGAAGTACTCTCCCCCGCCGATGACGTATTCCACATCAACAAGCACGAATTTAAAGTGCCGTTCGTCTGCGGGGCCCGCGACCTCGGCGAAGCACTCCGCCGCATTGAAGAAGGCGCTTCCATGATCCGCACCAAAGGCGAACCGGGAACCGGCGACATCGTACAGGCAGTCCGCCACATCCGTCTCATGAATCAGGAAATCGCACGCATCACCTCTATGCGTGAAGACGAACTGTTCAACCGCGCCAAGGAATTGCAAGTTTCGTACGAACTCGTGAAGTTCGTTCACGACCACAAGCGACTCCCCGTCGTGAACTTTGCCGCAGGTGGCGTTGCCACACCCGCCGACGCAGCACTCATGATGCAACTCGGCGCCGAAGGCGTGTTCGTCGGATCAGGTATTTTCAAGTCCGGCAATCCGGCCAAGCGTGCCGCCGCGATCGTGCAAGCTGTCACAAACTACAAGGACGCCAAACTCATTGCCAAGCTCTCCGAAGATTTAGGCGAAGCGATGGTCGGCATCAACGAAAACGAAATTGCACTTTTAATGGCTGAACGAGGAAAGTAA
- a CDS encoding NAD(P)/FAD-dependent oxidoreductase: MFTYRYRELAVALEKKGEVRLALAKTLRVNPEEIFNLEVERFSLDSRRKGDLHWSYNVVFDLKRKVRASGNNARGLIESKREIRSLDAEPLKDTVTMASHVDVIGAGPSGLWAALHLLRKGFSVDIYEQGKQVEERFRDIRKFFVDRKFNAYSNVLFGEGGAGAFSDGKLNTRSRNLFSETVLKDMVDFGVDESVVTFAKPHIGTDKLVLMLRQIRAEIVRLGGHIHFNTSLEDIEIKEGRICAIKLGDALGVAGSHWQPCEALVLAVGHSARSVYEMLHARGVTLESKAFAMGVRVEHPQSLINMRQLGLNVDTRLTGAAEYFLATPTINKTSSAYSFCMCPGGVLVPCASEPGTLATNGMSYSRRNGAFANGAIAVPITAGAEGFDITSSGSLFGGLDLQRKIETDAYNVGGKVYAAPAQTIKNFLAHREDKTLPKTTYPCGLVPSNLWDWMDTTICQSLAEGFQNFDRKIPGFINEGLIVAPETRTSSPLRITRNNETLESVNTQGLFVLGEGAGYAGGIVTSAADGVRLAHYAKKEKI; this comes from the coding sequence ATGTTTACATATCGCTACAGAGAACTCGCCGTCGCCCTTGAAAAAAAAGGCGAAGTCCGTCTTGCGCTCGCCAAGACGCTCCGAGTGAACCCCGAAGAAATCTTCAATCTCGAAGTCGAACGTTTTTCGCTGGACTCCCGACGCAAAGGCGACTTGCACTGGTCCTACAATGTCGTTTTTGACCTGAAGCGCAAAGTCCGAGCCTCGGGGAACAACGCCCGTGGGCTCATCGAATCTAAACGCGAGATTCGCAGCCTCGATGCAGAACCGTTAAAAGACACTGTAACGATGGCAAGCCACGTGGACGTGATTGGAGCAGGTCCTAGCGGTCTCTGGGCGGCGCTACATCTTTTGCGCAAAGGGTTCTCCGTCGACATCTATGAACAAGGTAAACAAGTCGAAGAACGTTTTCGCGACATCCGCAAGTTCTTTGTAGACCGCAAGTTCAACGCCTACAGCAACGTGTTATTTGGTGAAGGTGGAGCTGGCGCATTCAGCGATGGCAAGCTCAACACCCGTAGCCGCAACCTGTTCAGCGAAACCGTACTCAAGGACATGGTGGACTTTGGCGTTGACGAAAGCGTCGTCACATTTGCAAAGCCGCACATTGGTACAGACAAACTTGTACTCATGTTGCGTCAAATCCGCGCCGAGATTGTCCGACTTGGCGGGCATATCCATTTCAACACGAGCCTTGAAGATATTGAAATCAAGGAAGGTCGCATTTGCGCGATCAAGCTCGGTGATGCGCTCGGTGTTGCCGGCTCGCATTGGCAACCGTGCGAAGCGCTGGTCCTTGCAGTTGGGCATTCCGCTCGTAGCGTTTACGAGATGCTCCACGCTCGCGGCGTGACTCTCGAAAGCAAGGCGTTCGCCATGGGCGTCCGCGTTGAACACCCGCAGTCGCTCATCAACATGCGACAGCTCGGGCTGAACGTCGATACAAGACTCACTGGAGCCGCCGAATATTTCCTCGCCACGCCGACAATCAACAAGACTTCGAGCGCCTACAGCTTTTGCATGTGCCCCGGCGGAGTCCTTGTGCCATGTGCCTCGGAACCGGGAACGCTTGCGACAAACGGCATGAGCTATAGCCGCCGCAATGGCGCATTTGCTAACGGAGCCATCGCCGTCCCGATTACAGCAGGCGCCGAAGGCTTTGACATTACTTCAAGCGGTTCGCTTTTTGGCGGTCTCGACTTGCAACGAAAAATCGAAACAGACGCCTACAACGTCGGCGGAAAAGTTTACGCCGCTCCCGCGCAAACGATCAAGAACTTCCTCGCCCACCGCGAAGACAAAACGCTCCCCAAAACCACCTACCCTTGCGGGCTCGTGCCAAGCAATCTGTGGGATTGGATGGACACGACGATTTGCCAAAGTCTCGCCGAAGGCTTCCAAAATTTTGACCGCAAAATTCCGGGATTCATCAACGAAGGCCTAATTGTCGCCCCCGAAACGCGCACTAGCTCGCCGCTCCGCATCACGCGCAACAACGAAACTCTCGAAAGCGTAAACACCCAAGGGCTCTTCGTCCTCGGCGAAGGAGCCGGCTACGCGGGCGGAATCGTCACCAGTGCCGCAGACGGCGTACGACTTGCACACTACGCGAAAAAGGAAAAAATATGA
- a CDS encoding YbjQ family protein gives MIIVNTDFISGKEIETIQLVKGSIVFSKNVVRDVFAGLKTIIGGEIKGYSEMMSEARQEATDRMIREATMIGADAIVNVRYATSCLMAGAAEIIAYGTAVRFKK, from the coding sequence ATGATTATCGTCAACACAGACTTTATCAGCGGCAAGGAAATTGAAACCATCCAGCTCGTCAAGGGGAGCATTGTATTTTCAAAGAACGTTGTCCGAGACGTTTTTGCAGGGCTCAAGACTATTATCGGCGGGGAAATCAAAGGATATTCCGAGATGATGAGCGAAGCTCGCCAAGAAGCGACGGACCGCATGATTCGCGAAGCCACCATGATTGGTGCAGACGCCATCGTGAATGTCCGCTACGCCACAAGCTGCCTTATGGCAGGCGCAGCCGAAATTATTGCCTACGGAACGGCAGTCCGCTTCAAGAAATAG
- a CDS encoding DUF1846 domain-containing protein, with translation MFKVGFDNDAYLKTQSEKIQERISKFGGKLYLEFGGKLFDDHHASRVLPGFAPDSKIRMLEKLKDKAEVIIAINAGDIEKNKVRGDLGITYDQDVLRLIDAFRGYGLYVSSVVLTRWQEQPSAVAYQKKLEGLGLKVYRHYPIAGYPSNIPLVVSDDGYGKNEFVETSRELVVVTAPGPGSGKMAVCLSQIYHENKRGVKAGYAKFETFPIWNIPLKHPVNLAYEAATADLNDVNMIDPFHLEAYGKTTINYNRDVEIFPVLNALFTRILGESPYKSPTDMGVNMAGNCIVDDAAVCEAANAEIIRRYYNTLCQVRKGNAEKDQVYKLELVMEQAHISAKDRKVAVAAVAKAEETNGPAVAIELNDGTIITGKTSSLLGASSAMLLDSLKHLAGIPDEVRLLSPMVIEPIQNLKTKQLGHKNPRLHMDEVLVALSVCALTDYNAKIALEKLPELRHCEVHSSVILSQVDVGVFRRLGVNLTSEPNYQTSKLYHG, from the coding sequence ATGTTTAAAGTTGGTTTTGATAACGATGCTTATCTAAAAACTCAATCTGAAAAAATTCAAGAACGTATCTCTAAATTTGGTGGAAAACTTTATCTTGAATTTGGTGGAAAACTTTTTGATGACCATCATGCAAGCCGCGTTTTGCCGGGCTTTGCTCCTGACTCCAAAATTCGCATGCTCGAAAAGCTCAAGGATAAGGCCGAAGTCATCATCGCCATCAATGCTGGCGACATCGAAAAGAACAAGGTTCGTGGCGACCTCGGGATTACTTACGATCAAGACGTTCTTCGCCTGATTGACGCTTTCCGCGGTTATGGCCTTTACGTGAGCAGTGTGGTGCTGACCCGCTGGCAAGAACAGCCGAGCGCAGTTGCTTACCAGAAAAAGCTCGAAGGCCTCGGACTCAAGGTCTATCGCCATTATCCGATTGCCGGTTATCCGAGCAACATCCCGCTCGTGGTGAGCGATGATGGTTATGGTAAAAATGAATTTGTTGAAACTTCTCGCGAACTCGTGGTGGTGACCGCTCCGGGTCCGGGCAGTGGAAAGATGGCTGTCTGCCTCTCGCAAATTTATCATGAAAACAAGCGTGGAGTCAAGGCTGGCTACGCCAAGTTTGAAACGTTCCCGATTTGGAACATCCCGCTCAAGCACCCGGTCAACCTTGCATACGAAGCTGCAACGGCCGACTTGAACGACGTGAACATGATTGATCCGTTCCACTTGGAAGCTTACGGCAAGACAACGATTAATTACAATCGTGACGTCGAAATTTTCCCGGTGTTGAACGCTCTCTTCACTCGCATCCTCGGTGAATCTCCGTACAAGAGCCCGACGGACATGGGCGTGAACATGGCTGGCAACTGCATTGTTGACGACGCTGCTGTTTGTGAAGCCGCCAATGCCGAAATCATCCGCCGTTACTACAATACTTTGTGCCAAGTCCGCAAGGGCAATGCCGAAAAGGATCAAGTCTACAAGCTTGAACTCGTGATGGAACAGGCTCACATCAGCGCTAAGGACCGCAAGGTTGCTGTCGCCGCTGTGGCAAAGGCTGAAGAAACGAACGGTCCGGCAGTCGCTATTGAACTGAACGACGGTACGATTATTACGGGCAAGACTTCTTCGCTTCTCGGTGCTTCTTCTGCTATGCTGCTTGATTCTCTCAAGCACTTGGCTGGCATCCCGGACGAAGTCCGCTTGCTCTCTCCGATGGTGATTGAACCGATTCAGAACCTCAAGACCAAGCAGCTCGGCCACAAGAACCCGCGCTTGCACATGGACGAAGTCCTCGTGGCTCTCTCCGTTTGTGCTCTGACGGATTACAATGCAAAGATTGCGCTCGAAAAACTCCCGGAACTCCGCCATTGCGAAGTCCACTCCAGCGTGATTCTTTCGCAGGTTGACGTTGGTGTGTTCCGCCGCCTCGGTGTGAACCTCACGTCTGAACCGAATTACCAGACGAGTAAATTATATCACGGGTAA
- a CDS encoding RluA family pseudouridine synthase, which translates to MITRTIDRNFANMRLDRFLRKAFPEESLSVFFAVIRKKKVRVNGVVGKANQMLVEGDVVNIYENFKSVNESDERRETKDERNINGESLPLASAAEAAPATPSSGDTPQRPDAKSATGFAKNKSTWGRHLTGAEKQAHWGAHELDLVVQTEDYVIVNKPSGLASQPGSGTRPGESLVEYLWEWGRNEGLDFKPTIAHRLDQETSGLIIAALHGDTLRDFTRMIREHVVDKFYFALVKGNLKKDRGTISESLLRTDSAKGSKMLVGQDDENAQKAITHYRVKQHYEGYDLVKIKLETGRMHQIRAHFASIGHPLLGDTRYGDFALNREVKKLFGLNRLFLHSCRLEFDWQGEHKVFDCPLPKELRDVIKQLKPMRFERPENNFQRSRR; encoded by the coding sequence ATGATTACACGTACTATCGATCGCAATTTTGCAAACATGCGCCTTGACCGTTTCCTCCGCAAGGCATTCCCCGAAGAATCGCTCTCGGTGTTCTTCGCAGTCATCCGCAAAAAGAAAGTCCGTGTAAACGGCGTTGTCGGCAAGGCTAACCAGATGCTCGTCGAAGGCGACGTGGTCAACATTTACGAGAACTTCAAGTCGGTAAACGAATCAGACGAGAGACGAGAGACGAAAGACGAGAGGAATATAAATGGGGAAAGCCTTCCCCTCGCTTCCGCCGCCGAAGCGGCTCCCGCTACCCCTTCGAGCGGGGACACCCCGCAACGCCCCGATGCAAAAAGTGCAACAGGTTTCGCCAAGAACAAGTCCACCTGGGGCCGCCACCTCACAGGTGCCGAAAAGCAGGCGCACTGGGGCGCTCACGAGCTCGACCTCGTCGTGCAAACCGAAGATTATGTGATTGTGAACAAGCCCTCGGGACTCGCAAGCCAGCCGGGCAGCGGCACGCGCCCAGGCGAAAGCCTCGTGGAATACCTCTGGGAATGGGGACGTAACGAAGGTCTCGATTTCAAGCCGACCATCGCCCACCGCCTCGACCAAGAAACTTCCGGCCTCATCATTGCAGCTCTCCACGGCGACACGCTCCGCGACTTCACCCGCATGATTCGCGAACATGTCGTAGACAAGTTCTACTTTGCACTCGTCAAGGGGAACCTCAAGAAAGACCGCGGCACCATCAGCGAATCGCTCCTGCGCACAGACAGCGCCAAGGGCAGCAAGATGCTCGTCGGTCAAGATGACGAAAACGCACAGAAGGCCATCACGCATTACCGCGTCAAGCAACATTATGAAGGCTACGATCTTGTGAAAATCAAGCTCGAAACAGGCCGCATGCACCAGATCCGCGCCCACTTCGCAAGCATCGGGCATCCGCTTCTCGGCGATACGCGTTACGGCGATTTCGCGCTCAATCGCGAAGTCAAAAAGTTGTTCGGTCTGAACCGCTTATTTTTGCACAGCTGTCGTCTGGAATTCGATTGGCAAGGCGAACATAAAGTTTTTGATTGCCCTCTCCCCAAGGAACTCCGTGACGTCATCAAGCAGCTCAAGCCGATGCGCTTTGAACGTCCTGAAAACAACTTCCAAAGAAGCAGACGATAA
- a CDS encoding YkvA family protein gives MANGKVYDDVEVHDMNDMHREKRSVKTGDEQNGAPVVWKALSVIIAMLAVVYDLSPIDAVPDTIPLFGWLDDVGFTVMAALNAYQQFAKDQNSMVVRLAKYVKWMMVAFIVLAGVAVGGLITAIIALVTR, from the coding sequence ATGGCTAATGGTAAAGTTTACGATGATGTTGAAGTTCACGATATGAACGATATGCATCGTGAAAAGCGAAGTGTGAAAACGGGGGATGAACAGAATGGCGCTCCCGTTGTCTGGAAAGCGCTTTCTGTGATTATCGCTATGCTTGCGGTGGTTTACGATTTATCTCCGATTGATGCGGTCCCGGATACGATTCCGCTGTTTGGTTGGCTTGATGATGTGGGCTTTACTGTAATGGCCGCTCTCAATGCTTATCAGCAATTCGCCAAGGACCAGAATTCCATGGTTGTTCGCTTGGCAAAGTACGTCAAGTGGATGATGGTGGCTTTCATTGTGCTGGCGGGTGTTGCTGTTGGCGGTCTTATAACGGCGATAATCGCGCTCGTTACGCGCTAA
- the pdxT gene encoding pyridoxal 5'-phosphate synthase glutaminase subunit PdxT: MKIGVLAVQGAFAEHRQILEKLGVETFEIRQLRDLEQDFDGLILPGGESTVQGKLLHDLRLFEPLRERIESGLPTFGTCAGLILLAEKLSNDGHTYFATTPVTVERNAYGRQLGSFYTEENFEGIGKIPMTFIRAPLIQRASQDVQILATVQNQIVAVRYKNQLAISFHPELNNDLRVHQYFVEEIVKANQIQAKKAA; this comes from the coding sequence ATCAAAATCGGCGTACTCGCCGTACAAGGTGCATTTGCTGAGCACCGCCAGATCCTTGAGAAGCTCGGCGTTGAAACGTTTGAAATCCGCCAGTTGCGAGACCTCGAACAAGATTTCGATGGGCTCATTTTACCCGGCGGCGAAAGCACCGTACAAGGAAAGCTTTTGCACGACCTCAGACTTTTCGAGCCCTTACGCGAACGTATCGAAAGCGGACTCCCGACATTTGGCACTTGCGCAGGATTGATTCTACTTGCCGAGAAATTGAGCAACGACGGTCATACGTATTTTGCGACAACGCCCGTCACTGTAGAACGCAATGCCTACGGTCGGCAGCTCGGGAGTTTTTACACCGAAGAAAATTTTGAGGGAATCGGGAAAATCCCGATGACATTCATCCGAGCCCCGCTCATACAGCGCGCAAGCCAGGATGTGCAAATTCTCGCGACCGTTCAAAATCAAATTGTCGCTGTGCGATACAAGAATCAACTCGCTATTTCGTTCCACCCAGAACTCAATAACGATTTAAGAGTGCATCAATATTTCGTGGAGGAAATAGTGAAAGCGAATCAAATACAGGCAAAGAAAGCTGCTTAA
- a CDS encoding ATP-dependent helicase has protein sequence MEKSPKSENIENSLEWERSRLDKEQLEAVETTEGYVRVVAGAGSGKTRTLTHRYLYLVKEMGISPANILCVTFTNKAAAEMKKRIRSILGGDDSGYISTFHGFCVQFLREEIHVLNYPKEFMILDEDDQKSLLRKAYADLGFSLKDLKISSVLDFVGGRKANDIGYVSLFAEHLADEVGASAAENAPAVENEKREHLVELADEAPDKWMAVYYRYLYEQKKNYALDFDDLILVTLYILENFPEKLDKWRKRMMYVMVDEYQDIDGQQYCLADLLSSYHKNLFVVGDPDQTIYGWRGADINRILEFDQFHKGTKTILLQNNYRSTPSILKVPDAVIKNNKYRIEKVLRPVRAGGKTPVFYHAKNTREEAKWIVERIQNAVQNSVKNGAGGVHYKDIAVLYRMHSQSRSVEEALMSESIPYKVYSGVGFYQRKEIKDIICYLRMLVYADDLSFIRTVNTPKRQFGPKKMAILQAFADTRKVGLYEALLEIVYEAGRLNDVAPDVTTQAELSSVGNDHRKIDFDCKEFLSRSNVVEYVKLIEKYRSRYKDMRVSELLSKMLRETKYEEMLRLDGDEDRLDNLAELKQGILEFENYYEEDASLDEYLQNIVLFTNADEDSQEKDRVQLMTIHNAKGLEFPYVFVCGLNEGFFPVKRVQNKMQLEEERRLAYVAFTRAENVLCLSDAEDGVAGESGSRYPSRFLLEMNMDELDVARGFSDDLLLAARAFIAESDRNRDLMNDFDEDESLGAVKKAPTAEFAVGDRVVHKIFGIGTVSGVDKKNFCYEITFDKFATPRSIQFDFPLVRG, from the coding sequence ATGGAAAAAAGCCCGAAAAGCGAAAATATTGAAAACTCCCTTGAATGGGAGCGTTCCCGCCTGGACAAGGAGCAGCTTGAGGCGGTTGAGACAACTGAGGGCTACGTGCGCGTGGTGGCTGGGGCGGGGTCGGGTAAAACTCGGACGCTCACGCACCGCTATCTGTATCTCGTGAAGGAAATGGGCATTTCGCCTGCGAATATTCTCTGTGTGACGTTCACGAACAAGGCGGCTGCCGAAATGAAAAAGCGCATCCGATCGATTCTGGGCGGCGATGATAGTGGCTACATTTCTACGTTCCATGGCTTTTGCGTGCAGTTCTTGCGCGAAGAAATCCATGTGCTGAATTACCCGAAGGAATTCATGATTCTGGACGAGGATGACCAGAAGTCGCTTTTGCGCAAGGCGTATGCGGATTTGGGGTTCTCGCTCAAGGACTTGAAAATCAGCAGTGTCCTTGATTTTGTGGGTGGTCGCAAGGCGAATGATATTGGGTATGTGTCGCTGTTTGCGGAACACTTGGCGGATGAGGTGGGTGCATCGGCTGCCGAGAATGCGCCGGCGGTTGAAAACGAGAAACGCGAGCATCTGGTGGAGCTTGCGGACGAGGCTCCGGACAAGTGGATGGCGGTTTATTACCGCTATCTGTACGAGCAAAAGAAAAATTACGCGCTCGATTTTGATGACTTGATTCTGGTAACGCTATATATTCTGGAAAATTTCCCGGAAAAGCTCGACAAGTGGCGCAAGCGCATGATGTACGTGATGGTCGACGAGTACCAGGACATTGACGGTCAACAGTATTGTTTGGCGGATTTGCTTTCGAGTTACCACAAGAACCTGTTTGTGGTGGGCGACCCGGACCAGACGATTTATGGCTGGCGCGGTGCCGATATCAATCGCATTTTGGAATTTGACCAGTTCCATAAAGGCACGAAGACGATTCTGTTGCAGAACAATTACCGCTCGACGCCGAGCATTTTGAAGGTGCCGGATGCGGTCATCAAAAATAACAAGTACCGAATCGAGAAGGTCTTGAGGCCTGTCCGTGCAGGCGGCAAGACTCCCGTGTTTTACCATGCAAAGAACACTCGCGAAGAAGCGAAATGGATTGTAGAACGCATCCAGAATGCGGTACAGAATTCTGTGAAAAATGGTGCTGGTGGCGTACATTACAAGGATATTGCGGTTTTGTACCGTATGCATTCGCAGTCGCGCTCTGTTGAAGAGGCGCTGATGTCGGAGTCTATCCCGTATAAGGTCTATAGCGGGGTTGGCTTTTACCAGCGCAAGGAAATCAAGGATATCATTTGCTATTTGCGAATGCTCGTGTATGCCGACGACTTGTCGTTTATCCGGACGGTGAATACGCCAAAGCGCCAGTTCGGGCCGAAGAAAATGGCGATTTTGCAGGCGTTTGCGGATACGCGCAAGGTCGGGCTTTACGAGGCTTTGCTTGAAATTGTGTACGAGGCGGGGCGCCTGAACGATGTGGCGCCTGATGTCACGACGCAGGCGGAACTTTCGTCGGTTGGCAATGACCATCGGAAAATTGATTTTGACTGCAAGGAATTCTTGTCGAGAAGCAACGTCGTTGAATACGTGAAGTTGATTGAAAAGTATCGTTCGCGTTATAAGGATATGCGCGTCTCGGAATTGCTTTCGAAGATGCTTCGCGAGACGAAGTATGAGGAAATGCTTCGATTGGATGGCGATGAAGACCGCTTGGACAATCTCGCGGAACTCAAACAGGGAATTCTTGAATTCGAGAATTACTACGAAGAAGATGCCTCGCTTGATGAGTATTTGCAAAACATCGTGCTGTTCACGAATGCGGATGAAGATTCGCAGGAAAAGGACCGTGTGCAGCTCATGACAATCCACAATGCGAAGGGATTGGAATTCCCGTACGTTTTTGTGTGCGGTTTGAACGAGGGCTTTTTCCCGGTGAAGCGCGTGCAGAACAAGATGCAGCTAGAAGAAGAGCGCAGGCTTGCGTATGTGGCGTTCACGCGTGCCGAAAACGTGCTTTGCCTGAGCGACGCCGAAGATGGCGTGGCGGGCGAGAGCGGGTCACGCTATCCGTCGAGATTTTTGCTCGAAATGAACATGGACGAGCTTGATGTGGCGCGCGGATTCTCGGACGATTTGCTTTTGGCGGCACGGGCTTTTATTGCTGAATCGGACCGAAATCGTGACTTGATGAACGATTTTGATGAAGACGAGAGTCTTGGCGCAGTAAAGAAAGCGCCTACGGCAGAATTTGCGGTAGGCGATCGTGTGGTACACAAGATTTTTGGAATCGGGACCGTTAGCGGTGTCGATAAAAAGAACTTCTGTTACGAAATTACTTTTGACAAGTTTGCGACCCCGCGCTCGATTCAGTTCGATTTCCCGCTAGTGCGGGGATAG